A window from Chiroxiphia lanceolata isolate bChiLan1 chromosome 3, bChiLan1.pri, whole genome shotgun sequence encodes these proteins:
- the TP53BP2 gene encoding apoptosis-stimulating of p53 protein 2 isoform X2 gives MFLTVYLSNNEQHFTEVPVTPETTCRDVVELCKEPGESECHLAEVWCGSERPIADNERMLDILQRFGMQRSEVRFFLRHERSPCREAGTGQRSQDPAFKRNGVKVPGDRRIENGVSAPRMDMTLAELQEMASRQQQQIEAQQQMLANKEQRLKFLKQQDQRQQQQAAEQEKLKRLKEIAENQEAKLKKVRALKGHVEQKRLSNGKLVEEIEQMNSLFQQKQRELVLAVSKVEELTRQLEMLKNGRIDGYHDNQSAVAELDRLYKELQLRNKLNQEQNAKLQQQRECLNKRNLEVAVMDKRVNELRERLWKKKAALQQKENVPVSSDGNLPQPVSSAPSRVAAVGPYIQSSTMPRIASRPELLVKPAFSDGTQALQVPDGPLKTQTLPNMRAGNSSQAKAPAVSVVPSAKPSLSAPDWNSSNADNHISQGSALTSGKGIVTSEGQAEGETFLRDKEKKVRPFSMFDSVDQSAGLGTLRKNQSSEDLLREAQTTTKNVTKVPPPVPTKPKQINLPYFGQTSHLQPSDAKLDGNLQKLPLAIVAMGNKQKPVTQQSSHPSQQIQQRISVPPAGSSSSQDQILPSSKQESPPAAAVRPFTPQPAKETSQPPFRKPQTVAASSIYSMYTQQQTPGKNFQQAVQSALTRAQTRGPHFPSVYGKPVMAGAGVQNQLPQTENVYSNLQGKPGSPEPETETTASAHENHEPERIPRPLSPTKLLPFLSNPYRNQSDADLEALRKKLSNAPRPLKKRSSITEPEGPNGPNIQKLLYQRTTLAAMETISTPSHPSKQTASAASPESPTEIPNPYLSTETEKETSASMPEPAIAEETENTPSDQSEAVLPSVPLDPVPEAVSDSDELTQPKTEEPSLEAPLPLEVYMEEYPPYPPPPYPSGEPESLGEDSFNMRPPEVTGQFSLPPGKRTNLRKTGSERIGHGMRVKFNPLALLLDSSLEGEFDLVQRIIYEVEDPSMPNDEGITALHNAVCAGHTEIVKFLVQFGVNVNAADSDGWTPLHCAASCNNVQVCKFLVESGAAVFAMTYSDMQTAADKCEEMEEGYTQCSQFLYGVQEKMGIMNKGVIYGLWDYEAQNDDELSMKEGDCMTILRREDEDEIEWWWARLNDKEGYVPRNLLGLYPRIKPRQRSLA, from the exons GTGAGTGCTCCAAGGATGGACATGACACTGGCTGAACTTCAGGAAATGGCATCCCGCCAGCAGCAACAAATTGAGGCTCAACAGCAAATGCTGGCTAACAAG GAACAACGTCTGAAATTCCTGAAGCAACAAGATCAGCGACAGCAACAGCAAGCTGCTGaacaggaaaaactgaagcGATTAAAGGAAATTGCTGAGAATCAAGAAGCCAAACTTAAAAAAGTGAGAGCACTGAAAGGCCACGTGGAGCAGAAAAGACTCAGCAATGGGAAATTAG TGGAGGAGATTGAACAGAtgaacagcctgttccagcaaaAGCAGCGCGAGCTGGTGCTGGCCGTGTCAAAAGTGGAGGAGCTCACCAGGCAACTGGAGATGCTGAAGAACGGCCGAATTGATGGTTACCACGACAACCAGTCGGCTGTAGCTGAGCTCGACCGCCTCTACAAGGAGCTGCAG TTGAGGAACAAACTGAACCAGGAGCAGAATGCCAAGCTGCAGCAACAGAGGGAGTGTTTGAACAAGCGCAACTTGGAGGTGGCGGTCATGGATAAGCGTGTTAATGAGCTGCGAGAGCGTCTGTGGAAGAAAAAGGCAGCTCTGCAACAGAAAGAGAATGTACCA gTTTCTTCAGATGGGAATTTGCCCCAGCCAGTATCTTCTGCTCCAAGTCGAGTGGCAGCAGTAGGTCCTTATATCCAGTCCTCTACTATGCCACGTATTGCTTCCAGACCTGAACTTTTGGTGAAACCAGCATTTTCAGATGGGACACAAGCTTTGCAGGTACCTGATGGTCCACTAAAAACACAAACTCTGCCCAACATGAGAGCTGGGAACAGTTCACAAGCTAAAGCTCCTGCAG TTTCTGTGGTCCCCAGTGCAAAACCTTCCCTGTCTGCCCCTGACTGGAATAGTTCAAATGCAGACAATCATATTAGTCAAGGATCAGCCTTGACTTCAGGAAAAGGAATTGTGACCAGTGAAGGACAAG CTGAAGGAGAAACCTTTTTACGagacaaagagaagaaagtgcGTCCGTTCTCCATGTTTGATTCTGTGGACCAGTCTGCCGGGCTCGGCACTCTGAGGAAGAACCAGAGCAGTGAAGATCTCCTGCGAGAAGCACAG acaACCACTAAAAATGTAACAAAGGTGCCACCACCTGTCCCCACTAAACCAAAACAGATAAACTTGCCTTACTTTGGTCAAACCAGTCATTTGCAACCTTCTGATGCAAAGCTGGATGGAAACCTGCAGAAGCTGCCTTTGGCTATTGTAGCTATGGGGAACAAGCAAAAACCAGTGACACAGCAGTCTTCCCATCCTTCTCAGCAGATACAGCAAAGAATTTCAGTACCTCCTGCAGGTTCTTCCTCTAGCCAGGATCAAATTCTTCCTTCCTCCAAACAGGAGagtcccccagcagcagctgtgaggcCTTTTACTCCTCAGCCGGCCAAAGAGACTTCGCAGCCACCATTTCGAAAGCCTCAGACTGTGGCTGCAAGTTCAATTTATAGCATGtacacacagcagcagactCCTGGGAAGAACTTCCAGCAGGCAGTGCAGAGTGCTCTGACGAGGGCGCAGACCAGGGGACCACACTTCCCAAGTG TGTATGGCAAGCCGGTGATGGCAGGAGCTGGTGTACAGAATCAGCTGCCGCAGACGGAGAATGTCTACTCAAACCTCCAAGGCAAACCAGGCAGCCCAGAGCCTGAGACAGAAACAACAGCCTCTGCTCATGAGAATCACGAACCAGAGCGAATTCCCCGTCCTCTTAGCCCGACTAAATTGCTGCCTTTCTTATCCAATCCGTACCGCAACCAGAGCGATGCCGATCTGGAAGCACTACGGAAAAAGCTGTCCAATGCACCCAGACCACTGAAGAAACGTAGCTCTATTACTGAACCAGAGGGACCTAATGGCCCCAACATTCAGAAGCTGTTGTATCAGAGGACCACTCTGGCTGCAATGGAGACTATCTCAACTCCATCGCATCCCTCCAAACAGACGGCATCAGCTGCCAGTCCTGAAAGCCCAACAGAAATCCCAAATCCTTATCtaagcacagaaacagaaaaagaaacatctgcTTCTATGCCAGAACCAGCTATTgctgaggaaacagaaaacacaccATCAGATCAGAGTGAAGCTGTTCTTCCCTCCGTACCTTTGGATCCTGTTCCTGAGGCTGTATCAGACAGTGATGAACTCACTCAGCCGAAAACAGAAGAACCAAGCCTAGAAGCTCCACTGCCACTGGAGGTATACATGGAAGAATATCCTCCATACCCACCACCTCCCTATCCATCAGGGGAACCAGAGAGTTTGGGAGAGGACTCATTCAATATGAGGCCTCCTGAAGTTACTGGACAGTTTTCCTTGCCTCCT GGGAAGAGGACGAACTTGCGTAAGACTGGCTCTGAGAGAATTGGGCATGGAATGAGAGTGAAATTCAATCCCCTTGCATTGCTTCTGGATTCATCTTTGGAGGGGGAGTTTGACCTTGTGCAGAGAATAATTTATGAG GTTGAAGATCCTAGCATGCCCAATGATGAAGGGATTACTGCGCTGCACaatgctgtgtgtgctgggcacACGGAAATCGTGAAGTTCTTGGTGCAGTTTGGGGTGAACGTGAATGCTGCAGATAGCGATGGATG GACCCCGTTGCACTGTGCAGCCTCTTGCAATAACGTGCAGGTGTGCAAGTTCCTGGTGGAGTCGGGTGCGGCTGTGTTCGCCATGACCTACAGTGACATGCAGACGGCTGCGGACAAGTGTGAGGAGATGGAGGAAGGCTACACACAGTGCTCCCAGTTCTTATATG GAGTGCAGGAGAAAATGGGTATAATGAACAAAGGAGTGATTTATGGACTCTGGGATTATGAGGCTCAGAATGATGACGAGCTCTCGATGAAAGAAGGAGACTGCATGACGATCCTGCGCCgggaagatgaagatgaaatCGAGTGGTGGTGGGCACGGCTGAACGACAAGGAAGGCTACGTTCCCCGTAACCTGCTGGGG CTGTATCCAAGGATTAAACCTAGACAAAGAAGCTTGGCATGA